GCGGCCGTTCGCCTTGGCGCGCTTGGCGGCCTGCTCGAGCAGCCAGTAGGCCCAGCCGTTGAGTCCGTCCAGCGCGTCTCCCGACGTGTTGCAGCCGGCCTTCTTCAGGATCGCCTTCGCCTTGCTCGCGATCACGAGCGGTTCCATCTTCTTCGCCATATCGTTGTCCTCCGGAGCCCCTCGGGGGCTTCGACGTCCCATCCTACTTAACCAAGTTTACGGCTACAATAATGATCGTGAGAGAGGACCGGGCGAAGAGGGGCGGCTTAGCGGTCATGGCGGCGGCGGCGATCCTGGCGGGGACCGTCCTGCGCGTCCTGTTCCTCGGGGCGAGATCCCTCTGGCTCGACGAGGCGAGCGTCCTGTTCCTCGCCGGGAAGCCGCTGTCCGAGCTGGTCCCCGCGCTCGTGAACAACGAGTTCAACCCGCCTCTGTACTTCGCGCTGATGCGGTTCTGGCTGAAGGCCTTCCCGGACCCGCGCCTGGGCTTGAGGCTGTTCTCGGCGCTGTGCGGCGTCGCCTCGCTGTTCGCGTTCCGCGCGCTCGCGGACAAAGTCCTCCCGGAGCGTGTGCGCCTGCCCGCGCTCTGGCTCGCGGCGGCGTCGTCCTTCTGGATCCACGTCGCGCAGGACGGGCGCTGCTATTCCCTGCTGCTGCTGGTGAGCCTGCTCTCGACGCTCGCGGTCGTCGAGCTGTCGGAGGAAAATCCCCGCCGGCGGGCGCTTGCGGCCTACGCGCTTCTGGCGGGACTCGGCCTCTACACGCACTACTATTACGCGATCCTGCTCGCGGGCCACGCCGTCTGGCTCGGGCGGAAGATGAAGGACCGCCTCGCCTGGCTGCTCGCGCACGGGGCCGCGGTCCTGATGTTCGCGCCGTGGCTGCCGAGCCTCGCGGCGCAGGCCCGGGTGCACGGGGGGGAGGCGGTCGTCGGAGAGCCGCTGACCTTCCCGCGCGTCCTGGACCTGCTCGGCACGGCCTTCTTCGACGTCACCTTCCTCGGCCTGGCGCTGCCGGCCTGGACCGGGGTCGCCGTCGGCGCCGGGTTCGCGGCGCTGGCGCTGTCCGCCGCCGCGGACGCGCGCCGCGCGCCCCGCGGCTCCCCCGAGTCCCGCGCCCTCGATCTCGCGCTGACCCACGTCGCGGCGGCGCTCGCCCTCATCGTCTGCGTCGAGCTGGTCGGCGGCCGCCCCGTCACCCAGGCGCGCTACTTCACGCCGCTGTCGCCGGTCCTGCTCCTGCTCGCCGCGCTCGGCGTCCGGCGGAGCTGGACGAAGGCCGCCGCCGGCGTCGTGGTCGCCGCGGGCTGCGCCGGCTACTTCTTCTCGGCGCTCAACGTGGACCCCCGGCTCGACGCCCTGGCCGCCGTCATCCGCCGCTCGTCGGACGCGGGCGTTCCCGTCGTGCATCTCGGGCGGTACTACTACCTTCCGCTGCGCGTCTATTATCTCCCCGAGCGCCGGCACCTGCTCATGGCCTCGGCGGCGATCGGGATGGACTACCGGGGCATGCCGCCGTATCCGGGCGTCGTCGAGGAGAAGGACCTCACGAGCCTGGGTCCCTGCGTCGTGGTCGACGAGAGCCGCGCCCTGTCGCTGGAGCGCGTGAGCCTGGCCACCGGCGCCCGGCTCGCCGAGCTCCTCCGCTAGATCCTGACGCCTTTCTTCTCGGCGGCGATGACGATCTGAGCGCACGCCAGCGCGTCGGACAGCGCCTCGTGGTGGTTGAGCTGGATGTTGAGGTGCTGGCAGACGTTGTTGAGCTTCGTCGGGTAGATGCTCCACGTGCTGCGCGCCAGGCGCACCGTGCAGACGAAGCGGTGCGCGGGCTTGGGAAGGCCCGCGGCCTCGCAGCAGGCGTTGAGGACGCCGCTGTCGAAGGGGGCGTTGTGGGCGGCCATGAACTCGACGCCCTTCAGGATCGGCGCGAGCTTGGGCCAGGCCTGGCCGAAGGTCGGCGCGTCGAGCACCTGCTCGGGCTTGATGCCGTGGATGTACGTGAACATGAAATCGGCCGGGGCGGGGGTGAAGAGGTCTCCTCCCTCGAGGCGGGGCGGCCGGATGAGCTGGACCTCCTTCCGGGTGATGACGCCGTGCTCGACGCGCACGAGGCCGACCGAGCAGGCGGAGTCGCGGCCCTGGTCGGCCGTCTCGAAGTCGATGGCGACGAAGACGGACATCAGCGCTTCCCTTTCGCCAGGCCGTAGGCCTTGTGCAGCGCCTTCAGCGCGGCCTCGCCCTGGCCGAGGTCCACGATGCAGGAGACGCGCAGGTCGGAGGCGGAGATCATGTGGATGTTGATCTTATGGTCGGCGAGCGCCGTGAACATCGTCGCCGCGATCTTCGGGCTGTGACGGAAGCCGGTGCCGACGGCGGAGATCTTGGCGACCTGCTCGTTGAGGTCCACGCGCTCGGCGCGCAGGGCCTTGGCGACGCCCTCGAGCGCCTTCTTGGCCTTGACGGCGGACGCCTTCGGCGTCATGAAGGACATGTCGTTGACGCCGGCGTGGCTCGGCGCGGACTGGATGATCATGTCGACGGGGATGTCGGCGGCGGCGAGCGCGGTCAGGACTTTCGCGGCCACGCCGGGCTGGTCGGGGACGCCGACGACGGTCAGGCGCACCTCGCTCTTGTCGAGGGCGAGGCTTGAGACGAAGGCTTTTTCCAGCATGAGCTTCTCCTTGGAAACGACCCAGGTGCCTCCCTGAGGATGGAACGCGGAACGGACGTGGATCTCGACGCCGAAGCGCTCGGCGACCTCCATCGACCGGGCCTGCATGACCTGGGCGCCGGAGCCGGCGAGCTCGAGCATCTCCTCGAAGGAGACGCGGGCGAGCTTGCGGGCGTCGTGCACGACGCGCGGGTCGGCGGTGTAGACGCCCTTCACGTCCGAGAAGATCTCGCAGCGGCCGGTCTTGAGCGCCGAGGCCAGCGCCACCGCGGTGAGGTCCGAGCCGCCGCGGCCGAGGGTGACGGTGTCGCCGTTCGGGGCGCGGCCCTGGAAGCCGGCGACGGCGACGATGCGCCCGGCGTCGAGGTGCCTGAGGATCGCGCGCGTGCGGATGCGGCTGACCTGGGCCTTGGACGCGTCTCCGATCGCCTCGATCCCCGCCTGCGGTCCGGTGAGGGATATCGCGGGAACCGCCCTGGCCATGCAGGCCATCGCGAACAGGGAGATGCCGACCTGCTCCCCGGTCGTGATCAGTTGGTCGAGCTCG
Above is a genomic segment from Elusimicrobiota bacterium containing:
- a CDS encoding 3'-5' exonuclease, with the protein product MSVFVAIDFETADQGRDSACSVGLVRVEHGVITRKEVQLIRPPRLEGGDLFTPAPADFMFTYIHGIKPEQVLDAPTFGQAWPKLAPILKGVEFMAAHNAPFDSGVLNACCEAAGLPKPAHRFVCTVRLARSTWSIYPTKLNNVCQHLNIQLNHHEALSDALACAQIVIAAEKKGVRI
- a CDS encoding glycosyltransferase family 39 protein; the protein is MREDRAKRGGLAVMAAAAILAGTVLRVLFLGARSLWLDEASVLFLAGKPLSELVPALVNNEFNPPLYFALMRFWLKAFPDPRLGLRLFSALCGVASLFAFRALADKVLPERVRLPALWLAAASSFWIHVAQDGRCYSLLLLVSLLSTLAVVELSEENPRRRALAAYALLAGLGLYTHYYYAILLAGHAVWLGRKMKDRLAWLLAHGAAVLMFAPWLPSLAAQARVHGGEAVVGEPLTFPRVLDLLGTAFFDVTFLGLALPAWTGVAVGAGFAALALSAAADARRAPRGSPESRALDLALTHVAAALALIVCVELVGGRPVTQARYFTPLSPVLLLLAALGVRRSWTKAAAGVVVAAGCAGYFFSALNVDPRLDALAAVIRRSSDAGVPVVHLGRYYYLPLRVYYLPERRHLLMASAAIGMDYRGMPPYPGVVEEKDLTSLGPCVVVDESRALSLERVSLATGARLAELLR
- a CDS encoding aspartate kinase — protein: MARGKITVMKFGGTSVADPEKISRAAERAIGERRKGFGVVVVVSAPGDMTDELIALAERITPKPDDRELDQLITTGEQVGISLFAMACMARAVPAISLTGPQAGIEAIGDASKAQVSRIRTRAILRHLDAGRIVAVAGFQGRAPNGDTVTLGRGGSDLTAVALASALKTGRCEIFSDVKGVYTADPRVVHDARKLARVSFEEMLELAGSGAQVMQARSMEVAERFGVEIHVRSAFHPQGGTWVVSKEKLMLEKAFVSSLALDKSEVRLTVVGVPDQPGVAAKVLTALAAADIPVDMIIQSAPSHAGVNDMSFMTPKASAVKAKKALEGVAKALRAERVDLNEQVAKISAVGTGFRHSPKIAATMFTALADHKINIHMISASDLRVSCIVDLGQGEAALKALHKAYGLAKGKR